A genome region from Oenanthe melanoleuca isolate GR-GAL-2019-014 chromosome 14, OMel1.0, whole genome shotgun sequence includes the following:
- the LOC130259425 gene encoding periplakin-like, whose protein sequence is MHSLFRKRNKGKYSPSVQKKSISSKELTELIERLQKNADQVEKNIVETDSRMQNDLHKIKACQLAQYKELTAQKLSESDKLLYVLDGDAAVARHMKHPQGDMITEDIRQLKERVANLKVKHDQIYNFPLQHIEPQVNWSTVIEEKQDALSSKGFGTDLPLVNSQVEEHNIFHNEVMAIGPHIVKEGSKENLSDFQAKYQKLLAGSQQRQQDLNSLQDYMQRCTNKLYWLDQQAKDRTHYDWSDHNLDYPSRRRQYENFIHRKLEEKEEAINKLHADGDQLLAQNHPGKNAIEAHIEAVHADWKEYLNLLICEESHLKFMEDFHKFQKDTKDAQELLKKVDTDLDQKFSPEFKDRYQLESLLRELDG, encoded by the exons ATGCACTCGCTCTTCAGGAAACGCAACAAAGGGAAATACAGCCCCTCCGTGCAGAAGAAGAG catctccagcaaAGAGCTGACCGAGCTCATCGAGCGCCTGCAGAAAAATGCCGACCAGGTGGAGAAAAACATCGTGGAGACCGACTCCCGAATGCAAAAT GACCTGCACAAGATCAAGGCGTGCCAGCTGGCACAGTACAAGgagctgacagcacagaaactctcTGAGTCTGACAAGCTGCTCTACGTGCTGGATGGGGATGCAGCCGTGGCCCGGCACATGAAGCACCCCCAGGGGGACATGATCACAGAAGA CATCCGGCAGCTGAAGGAGCGCGTGGCAAACCTGAAAGTGAAACATGACCAGATCTACAACTTCCCCCTGCAGCACATTGAGCCCCAGGTCAACTGGTCAACAGTGATCGAGGAGAAGCAG GATGCACTGAGCAGCAAAGGCTTTGGGACTGACCTGCCGCTGGTCAACAGCCAAGTAGAAGAGCACAACATCTTCCACAACGAGGTCATGGCCATCGGGCCACACATCGTCAAGGAAGGAAGCAAg GAAAACTTGAGTGACTTCCAAGCCAAATACCAGAAGCTGCTG GCCGGCTcgcagcagcggcagcaggaCCTGAACTCGCTGCAGGATTACATGCAGCGCTGCACCAACAAGCTCTACTGGCTGGATCAGCAGGCCAAGGACAGGACCCATTACGACTGGAGCGACCACAACCTGGACTACCCCAGCCGGCGCCGCCAGTACGAG AACTTCATCCACCggaagctggaggagaaggaggaggccATCAACAAGCTGCACGCTGATGGGGATCAGCTGCTGGCCCAGAACCACCCCGGGAAGAACGCCATTGAG GCTCACATCGAGGCCGTGCACGCCGACTGGAAGGAGTATCTGAACCTGCTGATCTGCGAGGAGAGCCACCTGAAGTTCATGGAGGACTTCCACAAG TTTCAGAAGGACACCAAGGATGCTCAGGAGCTTTTGAAGAAGGTGGATACAGACCTGGACCAAAAATTCAGCCCGGAGTTCAAGGACAGATACCAGCTGGAGTCTCTCCTCCGGGAGCTGGAT GGGTAG